One window of the Candidatus Palauibacter australiensis genome contains the following:
- a CDS encoding amidohydrolase family protein, with translation MLKRTPISLIVLVAAGLLGACGGADPDSSPAAATEAPALAIVGATVIDGSGAEPVPGATVVLRDGRIESVGPSAEVEVPADAEVLDAAGKHLIPGLINAHGHVGATLGLEGGHYSRDNVLRQLELYASYGVTTVVSLGGDEPAGVEVREEQDVPSLDRARLYVAGAVVAGITPGAALEMVNGNAAMGADFIKIRVDDNLGSTYKMTPDVYGAVIEGAHELGLPVAAHLFYLEDAHGLLDAGVDFIVHSVRDRDVDDALATRLVEADVCYSPTLTREVSTFVYESEPEFFSDPFFLASAEPAVLEALRAPESMVRYRESESAQRYKQALAQAQENLGALSDAGVTIAMGTDTGPPARFQGYFEHMELALMAESGMSPMEILVASTGDAARCAGLEDVGTIEAGNWADLILLNADPLEGVENLRAIESVWIAGNQVPSVSGEPRLTPANSS, from the coding sequence GACCGTCATCGACGGCTCGGGCGCCGAACCCGTGCCCGGCGCGACGGTCGTGCTCCGCGACGGGCGCATCGAGTCCGTGGGACCGTCGGCGGAGGTCGAGGTGCCGGCGGACGCCGAGGTCCTGGACGCGGCCGGGAAACACCTCATTCCCGGTCTCATCAACGCACACGGCCACGTGGGTGCGACCCTCGGCCTCGAGGGCGGGCACTACTCGCGGGACAACGTGCTGCGCCAACTCGAACTGTACGCGAGCTACGGCGTCACCACCGTCGTGAGCCTCGGCGGCGACGAGCCCGCCGGCGTCGAGGTGCGCGAAGAACAGGACGTGCCGTCGCTCGACCGGGCCCGGCTCTATGTGGCGGGCGCCGTGGTGGCGGGGATCACGCCGGGGGCCGCGCTCGAGATGGTGAACGGGAACGCGGCGATGGGGGCCGACTTCATCAAGATCCGGGTCGACGACAACCTCGGGAGCACGTACAAGATGACGCCGGACGTGTACGGGGCGGTGATCGAGGGGGCGCACGAACTCGGGCTTCCGGTCGCGGCGCACCTGTTCTACCTCGAGGACGCCCACGGGCTGCTCGACGCCGGGGTCGACTTCATCGTGCACAGCGTCCGCGACCGGGACGTGGACGACGCGCTCGCCACACGGCTCGTCGAAGCCGATGTCTGCTACTCGCCGACGCTCACGCGCGAAGTCTCGACCTTCGTGTACGAGAGCGAGCCCGAGTTCTTCTCGGATCCCTTCTTCCTCGCCTCCGCGGAGCCGGCGGTGCTCGAAGCGCTGCGCGCCCCCGAGAGCATGGTGCGGTACCGCGAGAGCGAGTCGGCCCAGCGCTACAAGCAGGCGCTCGCGCAGGCCCAGGAGAATCTCGGCGCGCTGTCCGATGCCGGCGTCACGATCGCCATGGGCACCGACACCGGCCCGCCCGCGCGCTTCCAGGGCTACTTCGAGCACATGGAACTCGCGCTCATGGCGGAGTCCGGCATGTCGCCGATGGAGATCCTCGTCGCCTCCACGGGCGACGCGGCGCGCTGCGCGGGACTCGAGGACGTCGGCACGATCGAGGCCGGCAACTGGGCGGATCTCATCCTCCTCAACGCGGATCCGCTGGAGGGCGTCGAGAACCTGCGCGCGATCGAATCCGTCTGGATCGCCGGCAACCAGGTGCCTTCCGTCTCCGGCGAACCCCGGCTAACTCCGGCCAACTCCAGCTAA
- a CDS encoding AMP-binding protein, with protein MSTVGRRPLDAAEAPPDWDAAQDALADRAVRLALERSGEAGVRLRAAGVAHPEPRGVAGLREVAVLAKDDLPDLQAAQPPFGGMLGVDVGVLRRIHRSPGPINDPEGQRADYWRMAPAFRAAGFERGDVVLNTFSYHLTPGGHMMDAGLRAVGCVVVAGGVGNTSAQAAFASQIGAAGYVGTPQFLLALLERGREDGISATFRRALVSGAPLPPDLRRLLQEGHGVSVFQAYGTADAGAIGYECDAKDGWHIAPGVVVEVLDPGTRAPCAPGKPGEVVVTSPNPVYPLVRFGTGDLSTFRPDGCDCGRTSPRLAGFLGRTGEGVKVRGMFVHPRQLAEALKGAPGVRRYQGSVTEEEHRDILVVSVEPAGHGPPDLDAVAARLREATRLRVEVRAVEPGTIPDDAPAIVDLRERSRS; from the coding sequence GTGAGCACGGTGGGGCGTCGTCCCCTGGACGCCGCGGAAGCGCCGCCCGACTGGGACGCGGCGCAGGATGCGCTGGCGGACCGGGCCGTCCGCCTGGCGCTCGAGCGCAGCGGGGAAGCCGGAGTGCGCCTGCGGGCGGCCGGGGTCGCCCACCCCGAGCCGCGCGGCGTGGCGGGGCTGCGGGAGGTGGCGGTCCTGGCCAAGGACGACCTGCCGGACCTGCAGGCCGCCCAGCCGCCCTTCGGCGGGATGCTCGGCGTGGATGTCGGCGTCCTCCGGCGCATCCACCGCTCCCCCGGCCCGATCAACGACCCCGAGGGCCAGCGGGCGGACTACTGGCGCATGGCCCCGGCGTTCCGCGCGGCGGGGTTCGAGCGCGGCGACGTGGTGCTCAACACGTTCTCGTATCATCTGACCCCGGGCGGTCACATGATGGATGCGGGGTTGCGCGCCGTGGGGTGCGTGGTCGTGGCGGGCGGGGTGGGGAACACGTCGGCCCAGGCCGCCTTCGCGTCACAGATCGGCGCCGCCGGCTACGTGGGGACGCCGCAGTTCCTCCTCGCCCTCCTGGAGCGGGGGAGGGAGGACGGGATCTCGGCCACGTTCCGTCGCGCGCTGGTCAGTGGCGCGCCCCTGCCTCCCGATCTCCGCAGGTTGCTTCAGGAAGGCCACGGAGTCTCGGTCTTTCAGGCGTACGGGACCGCCGACGCCGGGGCCATCGGCTACGAGTGCGACGCGAAGGACGGCTGGCACATCGCGCCGGGCGTCGTCGTCGAAGTGCTGGACCCTGGTACGCGCGCGCCGTGCGCGCCCGGCAAGCCCGGCGAGGTCGTCGTCACGAGCCCCAACCCGGTCTACCCGCTCGTCCGCTTCGGCACGGGCGACCTGTCGACGTTCCGCCCCGACGGGTGCGACTGCGGACGCACCTCCCCCCGGCTGGCGGGCTTCCTGGGCCGAACCGGCGAGGGCGTGAAGGTGCGCGGCATGTTCGTCCATCCCCGGCAACTGGCGGAGGCGCTCAAAGGCGCCCCCGGCGTCCGGCGCTACCAGGGGTCGGTCACCGAGGAGGAGCATCGCGACATCCTCGTCGTCTCCGTCGAGCCCGCGGGCCACGGGCCGCCCGATCTCGACGCAGTCGCCGCCCGCCTCAGGGAAGCGACCCGGCTCCGCGTGGAAGTCCGCGCCGTCGAGCCGGGAACGATCCCCGACGACGCCCCTGCGATCGTCGACCTCCGCGAACGGAGCCGAAGTTAG
- a CDS encoding ABC transporter ATP-binding protein: protein MLELNSVEVLYDDVILVLRGLSLEVPEGHIVALLGSNGAGKTTTLKAISGLLKVEDGEVTDGSIRFDGHEIHNLPADRIVRRGIFQVVEGRHVFEHLTVHENLLAGAHTRRDRGGVPADLERVYGYFPRLAERKRQSAGYLSGGEQQMLALGRALMARPRLMLLDEPSLGLAPILVREIFGIIRRITEEEGTTILLVEQNARLALSVADYGYVMESGRVVLEGSAEELGDNEDVREFYLGLSEIGRRSYRDVKHYRRRKRWLS, encoded by the coding sequence CTGCTCGAACTCAACAGCGTCGAGGTCCTCTACGACGACGTGATCCTCGTCCTGCGCGGACTGTCGCTCGAGGTGCCGGAGGGGCACATCGTCGCGCTCCTCGGCTCGAACGGGGCCGGCAAGACGACGACGCTCAAGGCGATTTCGGGCCTGCTCAAGGTCGAGGACGGCGAGGTCACGGACGGATCGATCCGCTTCGACGGACACGAGATTCACAACCTCCCCGCCGATCGCATCGTGCGCCGGGGCATCTTCCAGGTCGTCGAGGGGCGACACGTGTTCGAGCACCTCACGGTGCACGAGAACCTGCTCGCGGGGGCGCACACGCGCCGGGACCGTGGCGGGGTGCCAGCGGACCTCGAGCGCGTCTACGGGTACTTTCCGCGGCTGGCGGAGCGGAAGCGCCAGTCGGCGGGCTACCTGTCGGGCGGCGAGCAGCAGATGCTCGCGCTCGGGCGCGCGCTCATGGCCCGCCCGCGGCTCATGCTGCTCGATGAACCGTCGCTGGGGCTCGCGCCGATTCTCGTGCGGGAGATCTTCGGAATCATCCGGCGGATCACCGAGGAGGAGGGCACGACCATCCTTCTCGTCGAGCAGAACGCGCGCCTCGCCCTCTCCGTCGCGGACTACGGGTACGTCATGGAGTCGGGCCGCGTGGTGCTGGAGGGTTCCGCGGAGGAACTGGGAGACAACGAGGACGTGCGCGAGTTCTACCTGGGCCTGAGCGAGATCGGGCGGCGCTCGTATCGCGACGTGAAGCACTATCGCCGCCGCAAGCGGTGGCTGTCGTGA
- a CDS encoding ABC transporter substrate-binding protein, whose amino-acid sequence MRATRFAFTAAAARGLILSVALAACGGSGERAENEILIAAIFDLTGPTADVGLDYAEGVQGHVEWLNARGGVGGRPVRLIYQDYGYQVDRAEQLYTQFVQEGALIFMGWGTGDTEALRLRIAEDRIPFSSASLSHVLGDAHESPYNFLVATSYSDQFRIVLRWIAEDHRANGGEGNARVAFMHNASPFGLSPWVQGGEDYAREIGVDVTPYEMPRGATDYTAEFSRIGRSGATYVVFQNTSAPAAVALRNAQGLGIDATFVCLNWCANALLWRLAEDAAEGVVGAIPWAPLTDDVPGVRDIRGYLESRGEDYAGKTNAFTQGWWTMAVFVEGIRRVLDAGQEPTGENIKQALETIDGLDTGGAGPPLTFTPSDHRGSKGLRLFRAEDGRWIPLTDVLTAP is encoded by the coding sequence ATGCGCGCCACTCGATTCGCATTCACGGCCGCCGCCGCGCGCGGTCTCATCCTGTCCGTCGCGCTCGCCGCGTGCGGGGGCTCGGGGGAGAGGGCGGAGAACGAGATCCTGATCGCGGCCATCTTCGACCTCACGGGTCCTACGGCCGACGTGGGGCTCGACTACGCCGAGGGGGTGCAGGGGCACGTCGAGTGGCTCAACGCGCGGGGCGGCGTCGGGGGACGCCCGGTCCGGCTCATCTACCAGGACTACGGCTACCAGGTCGACCGGGCCGAGCAGCTCTACACGCAGTTCGTGCAGGAGGGCGCGCTCATTTTCATGGGCTGGGGGACGGGCGACACGGAGGCGCTCCGGCTGAGGATCGCCGAGGACCGCATCCCGTTCTCGTCGGCGTCGCTCTCCCATGTGCTCGGAGACGCGCACGAATCGCCCTACAACTTCCTCGTGGCGACGAGCTACAGCGACCAGTTCCGGATCGTCCTGCGCTGGATCGCGGAGGACCACCGGGCGAACGGCGGGGAAGGGAACGCGCGCGTCGCGTTCATGCACAACGCGAGCCCGTTCGGCCTGTCGCCCTGGGTGCAGGGGGGGGAGGACTACGCGCGGGAGATCGGCGTCGACGTCACGCCCTACGAGATGCCGCGCGGCGCGACCGACTACACGGCGGAGTTCTCCCGCATCGGCCGGTCGGGCGCGACGTACGTGGTGTTCCAGAACACCTCCGCGCCGGCGGCCGTCGCCCTGCGGAACGCGCAGGGGTTGGGGATCGACGCCACCTTCGTGTGCCTGAACTGGTGCGCCAACGCGCTCCTGTGGCGACTGGCGGAGGACGCCGCCGAAGGGGTGGTCGGCGCGATCCCCTGGGCGCCGCTCACGGACGATGTGCCGGGGGTCCGGGACATCCGCGGCTACCTCGAATCCCGGGGCGAGGACTACGCCGGGAAGACGAACGCGTTCACGCAGGGGTGGTGGACGATGGCGGTGTTCGTCGAGGGGATCCGGCGGGTGCTCGATGCGGGACAGGAACCGACCGGAGAGAACATCAAGCAGGCGCTGGAGACGATCGACGGGCTCGACACGGGCGGCGCCGGGCCGCCGCTCACCTTCACGCCGAGCGACCACCGGGGGTCGAAGGGGCTCCGGCTCTTCCGCGCCGAAGACGGAAGGTGGATCCCGCTGACGGACGTCCTCACAGCCCCTTGA